A genomic segment from Pseudostreptobacillus hongkongensis encodes:
- a CDS encoding transglycosylase SLT domain-containing protein, with amino-acid sequence MSRIIKSLMLLFLPSMMIFAANVTTKEIIEIVNPKQIKLAEIIEKESKIQDVDVDLMLAIFLRESQFENLSPNASNASGIGQVIPEAFKVGLIKSGMSENEYNKVLKNKFKGSINAMRKNEELNIKASIGLVKWLLDYYEGNNGLATLSYNAGIGNTNAMIGNGKNKKDINISKATWNQGIHYVYDVGEKVKVIKKIRDNGLGYLTENDIDLLKNNLDNDYLAKNNWQESIDYLGKMNLNTEEVIVDNTTVLEKEDGIALYDNTNLFDLNSYILVIVTVLGIGISEFRRIQEKQRSQLMVMKIGYPYSIRSLGIKRTIAYDLR; translated from the coding sequence ATGAGTAGGATTATTAAATCACTTATGCTTCTTTTTTTACCTAGTATGATGATCTTTGCTGCAAATGTGACAACTAAGGAAATTATTGAAATAGTAAATCCAAAACAAATCAAATTAGCAGAAATAATAGAAAAAGAATCAAAAATTCAAGATGTTGATGTGGATTTAATGTTAGCAATATTTTTAAGGGAGTCTCAATTTGAAAATTTAAGTCCTAATGCTTCTAATGCTAGTGGTATAGGGCAAGTTATTCCAGAAGCTTTTAAAGTCGGATTAATTAAAAGTGGAATGAGTGAAAATGAGTATAATAAAGTTTTAAAAAATAAGTTTAAAGGTAGTATTAATGCTATGAGAAAGAATGAAGAACTTAACATAAAAGCATCTATTGGTTTAGTTAAGTGGCTACTTGATTACTATGAAGGTAATAATGGGCTTGCAACTCTTTCATATAACGCAGGAATAGGAAATACTAATGCCATGATAGGTAATGGCAAAAATAAAAAAGATATTAATATATCTAAAGCTACATGGAATCAAGGAATACACTATGTATATGATGTAGGAGAGAAAGTTAAAGTTATTAAAAAGATACGTGATAACGGACTAGGTTATCTTACTGAAAATGATATAGATTTATTAAAAAATAATCTAGATAATGACTATCTTGCAAAAAATAATTGGCAAGAATCTATAGATTATCTTGGTAAGATGAATTTAAATACAGAAGAAGTTATTGTTGATAACACAACAGTATTAGAAAAAGAAGATGGTATAGCTTTGTACGATAATACTAATCTTTTTGATTTAAATTCATATATCTTAGTAATAGTTACAGTTTTGGGAATTGGAATATCTGAGTTTAGAAGAATTCAAGAAAAACAAAGAAGTCAATTAATGGTAATGAAAATAGGATATCCATATAGTATAAGATCATTAGGAATTAAAAGAACCATAGCCTATGATTTAAGATAG
- a CDS encoding DMT family transporter: MIKNLKSELMMFFVAFAWGTGFIATQIALDNGMQTHNTNFFRFLFATICLYIFMKIKKIRLDKKYIIPGLVLGALLTSGYIFQTIGLKYTTPAKNALFTGMNVIFVPYIVHIFFKRKIDKYIIIASMLAFLGTVVISGDITSLSMNTINYGDVLTIISAVFFAFQVVFIGHFVKNLDPIKLSFAQLLSTTIFSLFLTLGYKQFNNITVGGIGTTLYLGIVCTFICFSLQMMAQKDISASKAAVILSLEVVFGTFLSIAMGYDPFKLTTALGTIIILTGIVIAETKLSFIKGDKNE, encoded by the coding sequence ATGATAAAAAATTTAAAATCTGAATTAATGATGTTCTTTGTAGCATTTGCATGGGGAACGGGATTTATAGCTACACAAATTGCACTTGATAATGGCATGCAAACACATAACACTAATTTTTTTAGGTTCCTATTTGCAACCATTTGCTTATACATATTTATGAAAATTAAAAAAATAAGATTAGATAAGAAATATATAATACCAGGATTAGTACTTGGTGCTTTATTAACTTCTGGATATATATTTCAAACTATAGGTTTAAAATATACTACGCCAGCTAAAAATGCTCTTTTTACTGGAATGAATGTAATATTTGTTCCATATATAGTACATATATTCTTTAAAAGGAAGATAGATAAATATATAATAATAGCGTCAATGTTAGCTTTTTTAGGAACAGTTGTAATATCAGGAGATATAACAAGTTTAAGTATGAATACTATTAATTATGGAGATGTATTAACAATAATATCAGCTGTATTCTTTGCTTTTCAAGTTGTATTTATAGGACATTTTGTTAAAAATTTAGATCCTATAAAATTATCTTTTGCACAACTACTTTCAACAACTATTTTTTCTTTGTTTTTAACTTTAGGGTATAAGCAATTTAATAATATAACAGTTGGAGGAATAGGTACAACTCTTTATTTAGGTATAGTTTGTACCTTTATATGCTTCAGTTTACAAATGATGGCACAAAAAGATATAAGTGCTTCAAAAGCTGCAGTAATATTATCTTTAGAGGTAGTGTTTGGGACATTTTTATCTATAGCTATGGGTTATGATCCTTTTAAATTAACGACAGCTTTAGGGACTATAATAATACTAACTGGAATAGTAATTGCTGAAACAAAATTGAGTTTTATTAAGGGAGATAAAAATGAATGA
- a CDS encoding DUF4125 family protein, producing the protein MTKEELINEIIEKEWLMFSVLKNTGGVAECQNNKPEFIIMRNGQWASLPEKILNSYYHDLIDAENIGRNLVQEKYIRMMEFSAPSEFEEVKHLLPELTPAVETLASQIEKIYLTWGDEFYTKFPKFSTLCRPLRSSGDVPERASVQTYLRGELSSYSKRTVLFYYDYVKECFEKGINLIYETHTEVVKDKGFQTIEEVEAALVL; encoded by the coding sequence ATGACAAAAGAGGAATTAATTAATGAAATAATAGAAAAAGAATGGTTGATGTTTTCTGTTTTAAAAAATACAGGTGGTGTAGCAGAATGTCAAAACAATAAACCAGAGTTTATAATTATGCGTAATGGTCAATGGGCATCACTTCCTGAAAAAATTCTTAATAGTTATTATCACGATTTGATTGATGCAGAAAATATAGGAAGAAATTTAGTTCAAGAAAAATATATTAGAATGATGGAATTTTCTGCACCAAGTGAATTTGAAGAAGTAAAACATTTACTTCCTGAATTAACACCAGCAGTAGAAACATTAGCAAGTCAAATAGAAAAAATCTATTTAACTTGGGGAGATGAATTTTATACAAAGTTCCCTAAATTTTCAACCTTATGCAGACCTTTAAGATCTAGTGGAGATGTACCAGAACGTGCTTCGGTACAAACCTATTTAAGAGGAGAACTTTCAAGTTATTCAAAAAGAACAGTATTGTTTTATTATGATTATGTAAAAGAATGTTTTGAAAAAGGTATTAATTTAATATATGAAACGCATACAGAAGTTGTAAAAGATAAAGGATTTCAAACAATAGAAGAAGTAGAAGCAGCTCTTGTATTGTAG
- a CDS encoding DUF4037 domain-containing protein — translation MNDKEKIFQEYLEKRKEYQKLSQGVQEVDLLIKICDLAREIYGEESNKHIYYLNELGGASKYIGEYELGLKSLRRAQKLIENIYGKTSIPYATNLLNIIEVLRYRGEMDSLEPMYLEVLDIYEKNNYTKAYEYAGLCNNVGLFYQNIGNISKAIPYHEKSLEILKDMENHIVEYATTLNNLVMPYNESGNKEKAMKYLNEALEIYANKLGKHHSMYGAALNNKAIIKFQDGDYIASLNIFEEALEIVKKSFGENSANYSNLLSNVEYIRELVKNSDKKIEIEVDENSSLLDKSKEYTKKYILPEIEKKNPELLDKISIGLIGEGSEVLGYDDEYSRDHDYTFMPAIFLDEDDYIKYRNTLEDILLSLPKEFLGITHNSNEVIKERREIQNLDEYLYRYIGKNNTDLSIMDYRVIKETALLALTSGEIFYSGNKRLENIRNDLKYYPDIIRQNKIATVCSKIAQSGQYNYLRLMKRGDIIGANAALNIFIENTIHLVYLLNRKYMPFYKWYSKGLQELEILGKEIYKRIKDILENKELDKFQISNRIEEICYFLVEEIKKQKLSNIKGYFMLNHAIFIQRNIDDDFLKNWTNFED, via the coding sequence ATGAATGATAAAGAGAAAATATTTCAAGAGTATTTAGAAAAGAGAAAAGAATATCAGAAGTTATCACAAGGAGTTCAAGAAGTTGACTTGCTTATAAAAATATGTGATCTAGCACGCGAAATATATGGAGAAGAATCTAATAAGCATATATATTATTTAAATGAATTAGGAGGAGCTAGTAAGTATATAGGTGAATATGAACTAGGTCTTAAATCATTAAGACGTGCACAAAAATTAATAGAGAATATTTATGGGAAAACAAGTATACCATATGCAACTAATTTGCTTAATATAATAGAAGTACTAAGATATAGAGGAGAAATGGATAGCTTAGAACCTATGTATTTAGAAGTTTTAGATATATATGAAAAAAATAATTATACTAAGGCTTATGAGTATGCAGGACTTTGTAATAATGTAGGTTTATTTTATCAAAATATAGGAAATATATCTAAAGCTATACCGTATCATGAAAAAAGTTTAGAAATTCTTAAGGATATGGAAAATCATATAGTTGAATATGCAACTACACTTAATAACTTAGTTATGCCATATAATGAAAGTGGAAATAAAGAAAAAGCAATGAAATATCTTAATGAAGCACTAGAAATATATGCTAATAAATTAGGTAAGCATCATTCAATGTATGGAGCTGCATTAAATAATAAGGCAATAATTAAATTTCAAGATGGAGACTATATTGCAAGTTTAAATATATTTGAAGAAGCCTTAGAAATTGTTAAAAAATCATTTGGTGAAAATAGTGCTAACTATTCAAATTTATTATCTAATGTGGAATATATTAGAGAATTAGTTAAAAATAGTGATAAAAAAATAGAAATAGAAGTTGATGAAAATTCATCTCTTCTGGATAAATCAAAAGAATACACAAAAAAATATATCTTACCTGAGATAGAAAAGAAAAATCCAGAATTATTAGATAAAATTTCTATAGGATTAATAGGTGAAGGTTCTGAAGTTTTAGGTTATGATGATGAGTATTCACGTGATCATGATTATACTTTTATGCCAGCAATATTTTTAGATGAAGATGATTATATTAAATATAGAAATACACTTGAGGATATACTTTTATCTTTACCTAAAGAATTTTTAGGTATAACGCACAATTCAAACGAAGTTATTAAAGAACGTAGAGAAATTCAAAATTTAGATGAGTATCTTTATAGATATATAGGTAAAAATAATACAGATCTTAGTATTATGGATTATAGAGTAATTAAGGAAACGGCATTACTTGCATTAACTAGTGGAGAAATATTTTATAGTGGAAATAAAAGACTTGAAAATATTAGAAATGATTTAAAATATTATCCAGATATAATAAGACAAAATAAGATAGCTACAGTTTGTAGTAAAATAGCTCAAAGCGGTCAGTATAATTATTTAAGACTTATGAAAAGAGGGGATATAATAGGTGCAAATGCAGCATTAAATATATTTATAGAAAACACTATACATTTAGTGTATTTATTAAATAGAAAATATATGCCTTTCTATAAGTGGTATTCTAAAGGATTACAAGAATTAGAAATATTAGGAAAAGAAATATATAAAAGAATTAAAGATATATTAGAAAATAAAGAATTAGATAAATTTCAAATATCAAATAGAATAGAAGAAATTTGTTATTTCTTAGTTGAAGAAATTAAAAAGCAAAAATTAAGTAATATAAAAGGGTACTTTATGCTAAATCATGCTATATTTATTCAAAGAAATATAGATGATGATTTCTTAAAAAATTGGACTAATTTTGAAGATTAA